In one window of Hypanus sabinus isolate sHypSab1 unplaced genomic scaffold, sHypSab1.hap1 scaffold_763, whole genome shotgun sequence DNA:
- the LOC132390089 gene encoding NACHT, LRR and PYD domains-containing protein 3-like, with the protein MEKGSGARRVMWESFVKLHHHLPKLSRILNEIRERGDDQFAYMDTERGIYELPTHLKDVRQKHMETLRAQTEKLRVNTILMREKVKVFQLVDRYAELTVISTVRERRLVEHELLARGRDQEEWRQKHLRGELEKIRIDNLFQSSYSNRFWGKIKRLFARSTSGRSAAVAGVPGIGKTTLVQKIVYDWASGKIYQQFQFVFSFKFRDLNSINCRINLRELILDQYPYFVKLLREVWKNPKGLLFIFDGIDEFKHRIDFADSRRDTEPKHQCSDPECWCEVSDIVYSLIQGKLLPGCSVLVTTRPTALHLLEMAEISVFAEILGFVGEERKEYFIRHFEDQTVAAAVIKHVQENEILYTMSYNPSYCWILGLALGPFFTQRVRDPQRVPKTITQLYSYYIYNILKNHGREIENPRDVLFRVGQLAFRGVSEKKIVFTDGDLINYNLQPSQFLSGFLMELLEREDSARSVVYTFPHLTIQEFVAAVAQFLDPNPGDILKFLTEVHNTADGRFEVFLRFVAGLSSPMTARGLEEFLGPFPHETTCRVIDWVKEEIKRQSGNTENEAGKRSLLNTLHYLFESQNRGLAQAALGSVESLSFRGMTLTPIDCAVLSHAIGLCETVKQLKLEYCLIQCEGIQRLGPGLHRCQDLRLGDNKLEDSGVKLVSAALRNPECKIQKLGLDYVGLTDSGAEDLASALSRNTSLTELNLSGNELADSGVKLVSAALRDAKCKIQELWLHSVGLTDSGAEDFASALSTIPSLTQLSLASNSLTDRSVPALRRIILTLPSLERICLSGNQFSETWKKEVESLKELRPGLRVDL; encoded by the exons atggagaagggctccggggcccggagggtgatgtgggaatcctttgtgaaaCTACATCACCATTTACCGAAGCTGAGCAGAATATTGAATGAAATACGGGAACGTG GTGACGACCAGTTCGCCTACATGGACACTGAGCGGGGTATATATGAATTGCCCACGCATCTGAAAG ATGTTCGACAGAAACACatggagactctgcgggcacaaactgaaaaactgagagtgaacacgatcctgatgagggagaaggtgaaggttttccagctggttgatcgatacgctgagctcacggtcatttctactgttcgagaaaggagactggtagaacatgagcttctggcaagaggcagagaccaggaggagtggagacagaaacatctccgcggagagctggaaaaaatccgCATTGATAATCTATTTCAGAGCAGTTACTCAAATAGATTTTGGGGAAAAATTAAAAGATTATTTGCGCGATCAACTTCGGGACGTtcggcagcagtggctggagtaccggggatcgggaaaacaacactggtacaaaagattgtttatgactgggcctcggggaaaatataccaacaattccagtttgtcttcagtttcaaattccgggatttaaactccattaactgtagaataaacctgagggaactgattctggatcaataTCCTTACTTTGTGAAgttactgagagaggtctggaagaacccaaagGGATTGCTGTTCATATTTGATGGTATAgatgaattcaaacacagaatcgactttgctgacagtcggagagatacagaacCCAAGCACCAGTGCTCAGATCCCGAGTGCTGGTGTGAAGTGTCGGACATTGTGtatagtttaatccagggcaagctgctcccagggtgttcagtgctggtgaccacccgtcccactgcgttacatttactGGAAATGGCGGAGATCAGTGTCtttgctgaaatcctgggatttgttggtgaggaacggaaggaatatttcatcagacattttgaagatcagacggtggcggcaGCAGTTATCAAACacgtgcaggagaatgagatcctgtacaccatgagctacaacccctcctactgctggatcctcggtctggcactgggccccttcttcacacaaagagtcagggacccgcagcgagttcccaagacaatcacccaactgtactcctactatatttacaacatcctgaaaaaccacgggcgtgagattgagaacccccgtgatgtgttattCAGGGTTGGTCagttggccttcagaggagtgtccgagaagaagattgtgtttacagatggagatttgatcaactacaatctgcagccttcccagttcctgtccgggttcctgatggagcttttggagagagaggattctgcccggagcgtggtgtacacattcccacacctcaccatccaagagtttgtagctgcagtcgcacaattccttgATCCAAATCCCGGGGATATTCTGAAattccttactgaagtccacaacacagcagatgggcgatttgaggtgtttctccgttttgttgctggtctctcctccccaatgactgCTCGGggtctggaggagtttctgggtccatttcctcatgaaacaacctgccgggtgattgactgggtgaaggaagAGATTAAACGCCAGAGTGGTAACACAGAgaatgaagctggtaaaaggagcctcctgaacacattgcactacctgtttgagtctcagaatcgtggactggctcaggctgcactgggatctgtggaatcactttcattccgcggaatgacactgaccccgattgactgcgcggtcctgtctcatgccaTCGGACTCTGTGAAACAGTAAAACAGCTCAAATTGGAGTACTGCCtaattcagtgtgaaggaatccaacgtctgggacccgggctgcacaggTGCCAGGATTTGAG ACTTGGGGATAATAAACTGGAAGATTCAGGAGTTAAACTGGTGTCTGCTGCgttgaggaacccggagtgtaaaatacagaaactggg GCTGGactatgtcggtctcacagattctggtgccgaagatctcgcctccgctctcagtagaAACACATCCCTGACAGAGCTGAACCTGAGTGGTAATGAACTGgcagattcaggagtgaaactggtgtctgcggctctgagggaCGCGAAGTGTAAAATACaggaactgtg GCTTCACAGTGTCGGTCTCacggattctggtgccgaggatttcgcctccgctctcagtacaattcCATCACTGACGCAGCTGAGCTTGGCATCAAACtcgctgacagaccgatctgtccccgctctccgccgcaTTATACTGACTCTCCCGAGTCTGGAGAGGatctg CCTGAgtgggaatcagttcagtgagacaTGGAAGAAGGAAGTGGAGTCTCTGAAGGAACTtcgacccggactgagagtggatctgtga